From Lysinibacillus sp. SGAir0095, the proteins below share one genomic window:
- a CDS encoding DeoR family transcriptional regulator codes for MKPTTDRMLNRIKDVYMFILDRGTVSTQDLVEEFNITPRTIQRDLNVLAFNDLVTSPSRGKWTTTKKKVKLSS; via the coding sequence ATGAAACCAACTACTGACAGAATGCTTAATCGTATTAAAGACGTGTACATGTTTATCCTTGATAGAGGAACAGTATCTACACAGGATTTAGTCGAAGAGTTCAATATCACTCCTCGCACCATTCAAAGAGATTTGAATGTGTTAGCCTTTAATGACTTGGTAACGAGCCCAAGTCGAGGCAAATGGACAACGACGAAGAAAAAAGTTAAATTATCATCTTAG
- a CDS encoding pseudouridine synthase, with protein MRLDKLLANMGYGTRKEVKQLLKQKGVTVDGEIVKDSSLHVNPDIQEVSVFGERVEYTEFIYLMMNKPPGVISATEDHIDKTVIDLLDPLAQHFKPFPVGRLDKDTEGLLLITNDGQLAHNLLSPKKHVPKTYYAKIEGEVTESDIEAFKQGVELDDGYVTKPGELVILSSGPRSEIELTIQEGKFHQVKRMFESVGKKVTYLKRLSMGSLKLDESLNLGDYRELTDEELKSLVK; from the coding sequence GTGCGGTTAGATAAATTATTAGCAAATATGGGTTATGGGACCCGTAAAGAAGTTAAACAATTGTTAAAGCAAAAGGGTGTAACTGTGGATGGAGAGATTGTAAAAGATTCTTCCTTGCACGTGAATCCAGATATACAAGAAGTGAGTGTTTTTGGTGAAAGAGTAGAGTATACGGAATTTATCTACCTTATGATGAATAAACCACCTGGAGTTATATCTGCAACAGAAGATCACATAGACAAAACGGTTATTGACCTATTAGATCCGTTAGCACAGCATTTTAAGCCTTTTCCAGTAGGTAGGTTAGATAAAGATACAGAAGGCTTGTTGTTGATAACTAATGATGGTCAATTAGCACATAATCTTTTATCGCCGAAAAAACATGTGCCAAAAACCTATTATGCAAAAATAGAGGGGGAAGTTACTGAATCAGATATTGAAGCATTTAAACAAGGTGTGGAATTAGATGATGGGTATGTAACAAAGCCGGGAGAACTTGTTATTTTAAGCTCTGGTCCAAGGTCGGAAATTGAGCTGACAATTCAGGAAGGGAAGTTCCATCAAGTAAAAAGGATGTTTGAATCGGTTGGGAAGAAAGTAACTTACTTGAAACGGTTATCAATGGGAAGCTTAAAGCTTGATGAGTCACTTAATCTTGGAGACTACCGGGAGTTAACTGATGAAGAGCTGAAAAGTTTAGTAAAATAA
- a CDS encoding polysaccharide biosynthesis protein, with the protein MSSLMKGTAILTVGLFLSKVLGLVYVFPFYSIVGKDNVGLYQYAYIPYNIMLSVAISGLPLGVSKFVSKYNSINDYEAGRKLFKSGILVMIITGIISFIILNLLATPIASVVIKDEEQIYTVDQIASAIRWVSYALLAVPIMSLIRGFFQGYSHYMPTSVSQLIEQIVRIVVLLGGSFVVVILLHGKPETAVKFAVFAAFVGAIGGLVVLYFYWKKLSPEFNLLRENSVSSGELSYKAIYKEIIKYSIPFVFVGMASSLFQLVDMLTFNSAMVSIGLANVTDDYLTMLNFTTQKIVIIPVMLATGFSMALIPTITKHYTLGAFDTLRGELDKTYQILLFITIPASIGITLLAPGIYHVLYEQSEMGAEVLAHYAPLAILFALFSVTAAILQGIDYQKWIIFSLLTGILVKLMLNTPLIKLMEVDGALLATAIGYGVTIAINIGVIHKVLHYNSKLVIRRIILICILTLLMSVSVLIINKLLYSFAVPTNKLLEALYLLVSVGVGAIVYGYLAFRLKLAQKLLGGRITKIANKLGFK; encoded by the coding sequence ATGTCATCATTAATGAAAGGAACGGCGATATTAACAGTTGGATTGTTTTTATCAAAAGTTCTTGGGTTGGTTTATGTTTTCCCTTTTTATTCAATTGTAGGGAAAGATAATGTTGGATTATACCAATATGCATATATTCCGTACAACATTATGCTATCCGTTGCGATTTCAGGGTTACCTCTTGGTGTTTCAAAATTTGTTTCTAAATATAATTCTATAAATGACTATGAGGCTGGAAGGAAACTTTTTAAATCTGGAATCCTTGTAATGATTATTACAGGTATCATTTCATTTATTATATTAAATTTACTGGCTACGCCTATAGCGAGTGTTGTTATCAAAGATGAAGAGCAAATTTATACAGTCGATCAAATTGCTTCAGCAATCCGATGGGTAAGTTATGCATTATTGGCCGTTCCGATTATGAGTTTAATTAGAGGATTCTTCCAAGGATACAGTCACTATATGCCGACTTCCGTTTCACAATTAATAGAGCAAATCGTGCGTATCGTTGTTTTGCTTGGTGGTTCCTTTGTGGTGGTTATACTATTGCATGGTAAACCAGAAACTGCGGTTAAATTTGCAGTATTTGCAGCTTTCGTAGGTGCTATTGGTGGATTAGTGGTTTTATACTTCTATTGGAAAAAATTAAGCCCAGAATTTAATCTACTGCGTGAAAATAGTGTATCTTCTGGGGAACTATCGTATAAAGCTATTTATAAAGAAATAATTAAGTACTCTATTCCGTTTGTTTTTGTTGGAATGGCAAGCTCGTTATTCCAGTTGGTAGATATGTTAACTTTTAATAGTGCCATGGTTTCAATTGGATTAGCTAATGTAACGGATGATTATTTAACAATGTTGAATTTTACGACACAAAAAATTGTCATTATTCCTGTAATGCTTGCAACAGGATTTTCTATGGCTCTAATACCAACAATCACGAAGCATTACACATTAGGAGCCTTTGACACACTTCGAGGCGAGTTAGATAAGACCTATCAAATACTGTTATTTATAACTATCCCAGCAAGTATCGGGATTACTTTATTAGCGCCGGGTATCTACCACGTTTTATATGAACAAAGTGAAATGGGCGCAGAAGTACTGGCACATTATGCACCATTAGCCATTCTTTTTGCACTATTCTCGGTTACAGCAGCGATTCTTCAAGGAATCGATTATCAAAAATGGATTATTTTCAGTTTATTAACTGGGATATTAGTGAAACTAATGTTGAATACGCCTCTTATTAAATTAATGGAAGTCGATGGAGCACTTCTGGCTACCGCGATCGGTTATGGAGTGACAATTGCCATCAATATAGGGGTTATTCATAAAGTATTGCACTATAATTCGAAATTAGTAATTAGACGAATTATCTTAATCTGTATTCTAACTTTACTGATGTCAGTTTCAGTTTTAATTATAAATAAATTACTATATTCATTCGCAGTACCTACAAACAAATTACTTGAAGCACTTTATTTGCTTGTTTCAGTAGGTGTAGGAGCTATCGTTTATGGTTATCTTGCATTCCGATTAAAGCTTGCACAAAAACTTTTGGGTGGACGTATTACAAAAATAGCAAACAAACTAGGATTTAAGTAG